GAGCGTGGCGACGGTGATGATCCTTGAGGGTTCGCCTGCGATTCTCGGCGCATACCCGAAGGACCTTCAGGAGAAAGCTGTCGAGCAGCTTCATGCGCTAGGCGTGCAGACGCGAACAGGTTCGCATGTGACCGAGATCGGCGAAGGCTATGTGAAGATCGGCGACGAGCGCATCGAGAGTGTGTGCACGCTTTGGGCAGCAGGTGTTCAGCCTTCACCGCTGGGCAAAGCGCTCGGTGTGGAAGTCGACCGCAAGGGATGCGTTCTGGTGGATGAGCACTTGAATCCTGCGGGACATCCTGAAATCTTCGTGTGCGGCGATCTTGCGCACTTTGAGCAGGACGGCAAGCAGGTTCCGGGCGTAGCGCAGCCTGCGATGCAGATGGGCAAGTACGCGGCGCAGCGTATCGGCTTGCTGATCAGCGGTCGTGCCGCAGGGCAGAAGGCGTTCCGCTACTTTGATAAGGGCGACATGGCGACGATCGGCCGCAAGGCTGCGGTCGCGCGCATCGTCTGGCCGTTCAAGGCGAACTGGTCCGGCTTTATGGCCTGGATCACGTGGCTTACCGTGCATGTGTTCTTCCTCATCGGCTTCCGTAACCGCTTCAGCGTGTTTCGCGAGTGGGCGTGGACGTACATTTGGAAGCGCGATGGCGTGAGACTGATCGTGGGCTCGCAGGATCTACCCGGCTGGGACCAGCTGGCTGATAAAGAATTGGCCGCGCGGCAGGCAACGAGTAGTTTGCCGCTGGACTAGTTTGCGCTGGACTAAGCAACAGGAACCAGCAAAGCAGAAGGGCAGCCGCGATGGCTGCCCTTGCTTATGTTGCTTGACGAAGAAGTTTACTTGCCGAAGCGGAAGACCAGACCGCTCGAGAGCGTGAAGAGGCTCGCCGAGGGAATCGAGGTATTCGCGCGTTCGATCTGGCTGGACATGGTCTGCAGCGTACCGTAGCTCAATTCGATGGCGCGGAAGTCCACATGCTTGGCGATGGGGTAGTCCAGGCCGCCGGTGACGGCCCAGGTGATCTTGGTCGTCGTGATCGTGCTGTGCGGCGCGTGCGTGCTGCCGGCACCGATGCCGAGCTGACCATAAGGGCGAATGCCATAACGAACAGGCTTGCCTGCAATGCGGGCTGCGACGGAGAACTCGTTCAGCGCGGCATTATTGCCATGCAGAATCGACTCGCGGAGATCGACACCGGCGTCGAACTTTTCCGCGTGAAAGAAGTCGTAGTAGCCGCCGAAGTCTACGCCGCCGAACCAGCGCGAGGTCGTGTTGTCGCCGAGAAACGAGAAGACGCCGGAGTCTGCCGTGCCGATGTGCACATGCGTTGCAACCGGGTTCAGGTAGAGGCCAACCTGGGCGTGTGAAGTGGTCGAAGCAAAGAGGCTCGCAAGAGCCAGCGCCATGGCCGGAAGAAGGTGCCGCAATTTCATCAACAGAGGTTTCCTTACCTGGATCCGCTAGCGCGTTGGGGCGCGAGCACTTTTAGTCTATTGCACGGCGCGCGGAAACGACGAATCCTGCCCGGAAAAACAAGGAGGGTGGAAAAAGGGAAGAGGCGACCCGAAGGTCGCCTCTTGGTGTCTCTTGC
The nucleotide sequence above comes from Granulicella cerasi. Encoded proteins:
- a CDS encoding NAD(P)/FAD-dependent oxidoreductase; translated protein: MSEVTVGRRPRVVVVGAGFGGINAAMELGKLPVDVTVVDRRNHHTFQPLLYQVAMAVLSPADIAQPIRSILNGFNNIEVTMDEVQAIDKESKRLKLSSGTVLAYDYLIVATGSTHSYFGHDDWAKLAPGLKTVEDATEIRRRVLLAFELAERQMLETGTHPPLNFVVIGGGPTGVELAGAISDISRLYMTKDFRHIDPSVATVMILEGSPAILGAYPKDLQEKAVEQLHALGVQTRTGSHVTEIGEGYVKIGDERIESVCTLWAAGVQPSPLGKALGVEVDRKGCVLVDEHLNPAGHPEIFVCGDLAHFEQDGKQVPGVAQPAMQMGKYAAQRIGLLISGRAAGQKAFRYFDKGDMATIGRKAAVARIVWPFKANWSGFMAWITWLTVHVFFLIGFRNRFSVFREWAWTYIWKRDGVRLIVGSQDLPGWDQLADKELAARQATSSLPLD
- a CDS encoding outer membrane beta-barrel protein codes for the protein MKLRHLLPAMALALASLFASTTSHAQVGLYLNPVATHVHIGTADSGVFSFLGDNTTSRWFGGVDFGGYYDFFHAEKFDAGVDLRESILHGNNAALNEFSVAARIAGKPVRYGIRPYGQLGIGAGSTHAPHSTITTTKITWAVTGGLDYPIAKHVDFRAIELSYGTLQTMSSQIERANTSIPSASLFTLSSGLVFRFGK